From the genome of Hathewaya histolytica, one region includes:
- the spoIVB gene encoding SpoIVB peptidase, giving the protein MKNYSKKNIKFNYFILCITILFNICITYVCDTQIPQNYIIKANAKTLSNRKVYLGGEPLGIQINTKGALVVGLSDIDTEKGVKTSPAVKAGISIGDTILKVNDISINNGEDLSYIINNNKSQRVVIEIEHKGKKLTKNLVPVKSKLDDKYKIGLWVRDSTSGIGTLTFYDSKTGKYGALGHGITDVDTGSIIEISSGEVVPSEIVSVKKGLQGDPGELKGIFTGENKIIGNVKSNTICGIFGDYKKDVNNKLSKPIEIGNRKEIKEGKAQIYTTITGKNPEFYDIEIEKLLTQEQQSSKSMVIKITDKRLLDKTGGIVQGMSGSPIVQNNKIVGAVTHVLVNKPDKGYGIYIEWMLEECEKSENN; this is encoded by the coding sequence TTGAAAAATTATAGCAAAAAAAATATAAAATTTAATTATTTCATATTATGCATCACAATACTTTTTAATATTTGTATAACATACGTATGTGACACACAAATACCTCAAAATTACATTATAAAAGCAAATGCCAAAACTTTAAGTAATAGAAAAGTTTACTTAGGTGGAGAGCCTTTAGGTATACAAATAAACACCAAGGGAGCTTTAGTTGTTGGCTTATCCGATATAGATACAGAAAAAGGAGTAAAAACTAGTCCTGCAGTAAAAGCTGGAATTTCAATTGGTGATACTATTTTAAAAGTTAATGACATAAGTATTAATAATGGTGAAGATTTAAGCTATATCATAAATAATAATAAGTCTCAAAGGGTAGTAATAGAAATAGAGCATAAGGGGAAAAAATTAACTAAAAATCTCGTACCAGTTAAAAGCAAACTAGATGATAAGTATAAAATAGGACTTTGGGTAAGAGATTCTACATCAGGTATAGGTACTTTAACTTTTTATGATTCAAAGACAGGTAAGTATGGTGCATTAGGTCATGGGATTACAGATGTAGATACAGGAAGCATAATTGAAATATCATCTGGAGAAGTAGTTCCTTCAGAAATCGTATCTGTAAAGAAAGGATTACAAGGAGACCCAGGAGAATTAAAAGGCATATTTACTGGAGAAAATAAAATCATAGGAAATGTAAAAAGCAATACTATATGTGGTATATTTGGAGACTATAAAAAAGATGTAAATAATAAATTAAGTAAACCTATAGAAATAGGTAATAGAAAAGAAATAAAAGAAGGAAAAGCACAAATCTATACTACTATAACAGGAAAAAACCCGGAATTTTATGATATAGAAATAGAAAAATTACTTACTCAAGAACAACAAAGTTCTAAAAGCATGGTAATAAAAATTACGGATAAAAGATTATTAGATAAAACTGGTGGAATAGTTCAAGGAATGAGTGGTAGTCCTATAGTTCAAAATAATAAAATTGTAGGAGCTGTAACTCATGTGCTAGTAAACAAACCTGATAAAGGATATGGTATTTATATTGAATGGATGCTAGAAGAATGTGAAAAATCCGAAAATAACTAG